The following are from one region of the Arachis duranensis cultivar V14167 chromosome 10, aradu.V14167.gnm2.J7QH, whole genome shotgun sequence genome:
- the LOC107471322 gene encoding uncharacterized protein LOC107471322 — protein MSFTEFQNTIIQKLGMQRVKRVEKLFYRILIFVLRDDVKYDSFVIGSDEDLQVLFHCRRQFSKVRSPKILAKFIDVVYNSGGLNQNPQPSAMVACSSSMSVGISSSVPVIVLEAVLVATSSLADDLNRNRDREIDVLQDDDDDYLELAMIADDSDDDIVRSNPAGGGGAASSETQHFHQRRGIWEVKRYNRPHTCLTTSISSDHRMLDYHVISTFILPKIRVDAAVSIKVLLNATEAHFSFRPTYKRIWLAKQKVGAQIYGD, from the exons atgAGTTTCACCGAGTTTCAGAATACTATAATTCAAAAATTGGGAATGCAACGCGTGAAACGGGTGGAGAAGTTATTCTATAGAATTTTGATTTTCGTGTTGCGGGATGATGTGAAGTACGATTCCTTCGTCATAGGCAGTGACGAAGATTTGCAAGTTTTGTTCCATTGTCGTCGGCAGTTTTCCAAGGTGAGGAGCCCTAAAATATTGGCCAAGTTTATAGATGTGGTCTATAATTCAGGAGGTTTGAACCAGAATCCTCAACCTTCAGCAATGGTTGCCTGCTCTAGTTCAATGTCTGTTGGTATCTCTTCATCTGTGCCCGTGATTGTACTTGAGGCAGTTTTGGTTGCCACCTCGTCCTTAGCAGATGATCTAAACCGCAATCGTGATAGAGAAATAG ATGTACtacaggatgatgatgatgattatttgGAGCTTGCAATGATTGCTGATGATAGCGATGATGACATAGTGAGGAGTAATCCGGCTGGGGGTGGTGGAGCGGCTAGTTCAGAAACTCAACA TTTCCACCAGCGCAGAGGTATTTGGGAGGTAAAACGGTACAATAGACCTCATACTTGTCTGACCACGTCGATATCGAGTGATCATAGGATGCTTGATTACCATGTGATCTCGACCTTCATACTGCCTAAGATTAGAGTTGATGCTGCCGTATCAATCAAGGTACTACTGAATGCAACAGAGGCACATTTCAGTTTTAGACCGACTTACAAGAGGATTTGGTTGGCTAAGCAGAAGGTCGGGGCTCAGATTTATGGAGATTGA